The Pyrus communis chromosome 9, drPyrComm1.1, whole genome shotgun sequence genome has a segment encoding these proteins:
- the LOC137746029 gene encoding F-box protein SKIP8-like — translation MALHGSSFCVNGNVSLRELNRLPRSCIYTFEMLHHPSSLSSRKNNLVVAKTFEKGYKVPFFPGYHQLKLRTEESISSVQASRLRSLRPCNVKGEDSRESSSSGESIILDAQTLERDLDIAIAEENYAKAAQIRDSLKLLMQDSLTSVRAANAQFYEAFKIGDLAAMQALWAQRKEVCCVHPGARGIYGYEDVMTSWDYVWANYEFPLEIELKDVNVYVRGDVGYVSCVELVKTKGSSWGGQFATNVFEKIDGKWFICIHHASVLDL, via the exons ATGGCGCTCCATGGATCTAGCTTCTGCGTAAAT GGCAATGTTTCTCTAAGGGAGCTTAATCGCTTGCCGCGTTCCTGCATTTATACTTTTGAGATGCTTCATCATCCTTCTTCACTCTCTTCAAGGAAAAACAATTTAGTTGTGGCAAAGACTTTTGAAAAGGGGTACAAAGTTCCGTTCTTTCCTGGTTATCATCAGCTCAAATTGCGAACTGAAGAGTCCA TATCCTCTGTTCAGGCCTCTAGATTGCGGTCACTAAGACCATGTAATGTGAAGGGCGAGGACTCAAGGGAAAGCTCAAGCAGCGGCGAAAGCATCATATTGGATGCACAAACTTTAGAGCGTGATCTAGACATTGCCATTGCAGAGGAGAACTATGCTAAAGCAGCACAGATTCGTGACAGCCTCAAACTTCTGATGCAGGATAGTCTAACTTCTGTTAGAGCAGCAAATGCACAATTCTATGAGGCATTCAAGATTGGGGATTTAGCTGCCATGCAAGCCCTCTGGGCCCAAAGGAAAGAAGTCTGTTGCGTGCACCCGGGTGCACGTGGAATCTACGGTTACGAAGATGTTATGACAAGCTGGGACTACGTGTGGGCAAACTACGAATTTCCACTAGAGATTGAGCTGAAGGACGTCAATGTTTACGTTAGAGGGGATGTCGGGTATGTTTCTTGTGTGGAATTGGTTAAGACAAAGGGCAGCAGTTGGGGGGGACAGTTTGCAACAAATGTGTTCGAGAAAATTGATGGTAAATGGTTTATCTGTATTCACCATGCTTCAGTTCTTGACTTGTGA
- the LOC137745376 gene encoding uncharacterized protein: MGSTSKLQDNVVQRQTSRRTRHVEKAKVRTGVGLQQNDVHCKARKDAGDDAVGQEKFSGSRNGKGNDAAKVDELVRHMSNLPGYLQRPARGEKIQEKVLNVGVLDWGRLEKWKYKQKPFPEKVSGGSSLERAIGSSTSSVVVRNGTNAEQPSSRSSVKSSQKNGLSQGVKPSVRKDMRFQDSKTASKNAIHGQKKISFPRSLGRNHSDMMLDKGKGKYSDKKFPSEMGNAAANLKKYGVSFGPKDKVGTGDGRAMETESDIKKKNNDQRITTEKGAPSPRFRSYNASLNSKGKTIACNDKTENRVEELHKSDISTAHQHCPAAENTVVLSPSKELPQNDFPEVLQLSQPSASGDECMTEPDKISFSGDFSTKEMDFAELCSEVPSEAPHSCPLPSVVDTNTGSNMVPNSSINGKSAGLNFVPAHMRRCSNETQDLLYEDKFVQKNSSEKMLTRSSFDTSKTLDQEDAELATRKGRSPTPNRRFNFSLERLGRSLSFKESSDIPQLSSTYMTVKSGPVRSGTSDCPDNPNREKASTHNRARSSPLRRLLDPILKHKEANLHHSAEAVRPPKSLFNSFVPKPINISESLQNLKAEASWVKASLQITIKNGLPLFKFWVDNINCFAATMKNLSSGKDDFCQYFTFYSINEAKRKNGGWMSQGSKGKSCRYAYNAVAQMKVSSSDLSDVNGQDLSKCVVREAVMLGVDLTQADLESPSVVSHVELAAAVVKLPRKDLSHSEQQRDEEVMEKKGCAKDSSEDICSYSWEDSTIVILPGGVHSSPNKGAPSPLLDRWKSGGLCDCGGWDVDCKLRVLSNQNKCCQIPKTSSACYPFPDTFELFAEEGAQENRPIFSLAPGKDGNYSVEFNTSLSLLQAFFICVVVISSCKPSDLSEVNNVTEAKDFQEPNLNQSNGIQVTGPAKYATNPPLSAVERV, encoded by the exons ATGGGAAGTACCTCAAAACTGCAAGACAATGTTGTGCAGCGCCAAACCAGTCGAAGAACAAGACATGTAGAGAAGGCGAAAGTGAGAACTGGTGTTGGTTTGCAGCAGAATGATGTGCATTGTAAAGCAAGAAAAGATGCAGGTGATGATGCTGTGGGCCAAGAAAAGTTTTCGGGAAGTCGAAATGGGAAGGGGAATGATGCAGCTAAAGTTGATGAGCTGGTCAGGCACATGTCAAACTTGCCCGGTTATCTTCAACGCCCTGCGAGAGGAGAAAAAATCCAAGAGAAGGTTTTGAATGTTGGGGTTTTGGATTGGGGTCGACTAGAGAAATGGAAGTACAAGCAGAAGCCTTTTCCTGAAAAAGTTAGCGGCGGGTCATCCTTGGAAAGGGCTATTGGATCATCTACATCATCTGTTGTAGTTCGCAATGGGACAAATGCTGAGCAACCCTCTTCGCGTTCTAGTGTCAAGTCGTCTCAAAAGAACGGCCTTTCGCAGGGTGTCAAACCATCTGTCCGTAAAGATATGCGCTTCCAGGACTCCAAAACTGCTTCAAAGAATGCCATTCATGGGCAGAAAAAGATATCCTTTCCCAGGTCTCTTGGAAGAAATCACTCAGATATGATGCTTGATAAGGGGAAGGGAAAATATTCAGATAAGAAATTCCCTTCAGAAATGGGGAATGCAGCAGCAAACTTGAAAAAATATGGAGTGTCATTTGGTCCAAAGGACAAGGTGGGCACGGGGGATGGTCGAGCTATGGAAACAGAATCAGATatcaagaagaaaaataatgatcAAAGAATCACTACGGAAAAGGGAGCTCCATCGCCTAGATTCAGAAGTTATAATGCCTCGCTGAATTCAAAGGGAAAGACAATTGCTTGTAATGATAAAACTGAGAATAGGGTGGAAGAATTGCACAAATCAGACATCAGCACAGCTCATCAACACTGCCCTGCTGCAGAGAATACCGTTGTTCTCTCTCCATCAAAGGAACTGCCCCAAAATGACTTTCCGGAGGTCCTCCAGCTTTCACAGCCAAGTGCATCAGGGGATGAGTGTATGACAGAACCTGATAAGATCAGCTTCTCGGGAGACTTTTCTACCAAGGAGATGGACTTTGCAGAACTCTGTTCTGAAGTTCCTTCTGAAGCTCCACACTCATGCCCCTTGCCTTCTGTAGTTGACACTAATACAGGATCAAACATGGTGCCAAATAGCTCAATCAACGGTAAGAGTGCAGGGCTTAACTTTGTCCCAGCTCACATGCGCCGATGCTCAAATGAAACACAAGACCTCCTATATGAAGATAAATTTGTACAGAAGAACAGTTCAGAGAAAATGCTTACTCGTTCAAGTTTTGATACTTCAAAAACATTGGATCAAGAAGATGCTGAGCTAGCAACTAGAAAAGGCAGAAGCCCAACCCCCAATCGCCGGTTTAACTTCAGCTTAGAACGGCTTGGTAGAAGTTTAAGTTTTAAGGAAAGTTCAGATATTCCGCAGTTAAGTTCCACATATATGACAGTCAAATCAGGTCCTGTGAGATCTGGAACTTCTGATTGTCCAGATAATCCAAACAGAGAGAAAGCGAGTACTCATAACCGAGCTAGGTCAAGCCCGTTAAGAAGGTTACTAGACCCAATTTTAAAGCACAAGGAGGCAAATCTACACCATTCTGCTGAAGCTGTTAGACCCCCGAAATCACTTTTTAATTCCTTCGTCCCCAAGCCAATTAATATCAGCGAGTCATTACAGAATCTGAAGGCTGAGGCATCATGGGTTAAAGCATCTTTGCAAATAACAATCAAGAATGGACTTCCTTTGTTTAAGTTTTGGGTTGACAACATCAACTGTTTTGCGGCAACCATGAAGAATTTATCATCTGGGAAGGATGACTTCTGCCAGTATTTTACATTTTACTCTATTAATGAAGCCAAGAGAAAAAATGGTGGCTGGATGAGTCAAGGAAGTAAAGGCAAAAGTTGTCGCTATGCCTACAACGCTGTTGCTCAAATGAAAGTTTCTAGCTCCGACTTATCTGATGTTAACGGGCAGGACTTAAGCAAGTGTGTGGTAAGAGAGGCTGTTATGTTAGGTGTTGATCTAACACAAGCAGATCTAGAATCACCAAGCGTCGTATCACATGTAGAgcttgctgctgctgttgtCAAGTTACCTAGGAAAGACTTGAGCCATTCTGAACAGCAGCGTGACGAGGAAGTTATGGAGAAGAAGGGCTGCGCCAAAGATTCATCCGAGGATATCTGCTCTTACAGCTGGGAAGATAGTACTATAGTCATACTTCCAGGTGGAGTCCATAGCTCACCGAACAAAGGAGCACCTTCACCATTACTTGACCGTTGGAAATCTGGTGGGTTATGTGATTGTGGAGGCTGGGATGTTGATTGTAAGCTGCGTGTTCTCTCCAACCAGAACAAATGCTGTCAGATTCCGAAAACATCCTCCGCATGTTACCCTTTTCCGGATACTTTTGAACTATTTGCTGAG GAGGGAGCTCAGGAGAACAGGCCAATTTTCAGTTTGGCACCAGGGAAGGATGGAAACTACTCGGTTGAATTCAACACGTCACTTTCTTTGTTACAAGCGTTCTTCATCTGTGTTGTCGTAATCAGCAGTTGCAAACCATCAGATCTTTCAGAAGTTAATAACGTGACAGAAGCGAAAGATTTCCAGGAACCAAATTTGAATCAAAGTAATGGAATCCAGGTAACAGGGCCGGCAAAGTATGCTACAAATCCACCCCTGTCCGCTGTTGAGAGGGTCTAG